In Rhododendron vialii isolate Sample 1 chromosome 9a, ASM3025357v1, the following are encoded in one genomic region:
- the LOC131300051 gene encoding pectinesterase 2-like → MATKLVLSLFTVVVSFSCASSIALAASSDDINQWCNETPNPESCKYFMARGSHHFAPKQKSEFKKMAMQVAMERALTAETHHKELGSKCRTEREKSAWADCLKLYESTVFHLNQTLSRKCSNSDAQTWLSTALTNLDTCRAGFVELGVSDLVWPLMSNNVSKLICNSLAIDHNNGSSHKQTYRKGYPTWVSPGDRKLLQSWTATRANLVVAQDGSGNYRTIKAALAAAAKRRGSGRYVIHVKRGVYRENIEIGINMKNIMLVGDGLKNTVITGSRSVGGGSTTYDSATVAVTGEAFVARDITFRNTAGPQNYQAVALRSGSDHSVFYRCSFEGYQDTLFVHSQRQFYKECYIYGTVDFIFGNAAVVFQNCMIYARKPLRGQQNVVTAQGRTDPNQNTGISIHNSRVMAASDLRPVLSSVKTYLGRPWKQYSRTVYLRTYLDSLVDPAGWLAWDGNFALNTLYYGEYMNLGPGSSTRRRVKWGGYRVMTRATEASRFSVANFIAGRSWLPATTVPYTSGI, encoded by the exons TATCATTATTTACAGTAGTCGTATCTTTCTCTTGTGCTTCGTCGATTGCCCTGGCGGCCTCTTCCGACGACATAAACCAGTGGTGCAACGAAACCCCGAACCCCGAATCATGCAAGTATTTCATGGCCCGTGGCTCGCACCACTTTGCGCCCAAACAAAAATCCGAGTTCAAGAAGATGGCCATGCAAGTAGCCATGGAACGAGCGCTTACCGCCGAGACCCACCACAAGGAGCTTGGCTCTAAGTGCCGTACCGAGCGCGAGAAGAGCGCCTGGGCTGATTGCTTGAAGCTTTACGAGAGCACCGTTTTCCACCTTAACCAGACACTGAGCCGGAAATGCTCCAACTCCGACGCTCAGACGTGGCTCAGCACTGCCCTGACCAACCTCGACACGTGTCGGGCCGGGTTTGTGGAGCTGGGCGTTTCGGACCTCGTGTGGCCGTTGATGTCTAATAATGTCTCCAAGCTTATTTGCAACAGTTTGGCTATTGATCACAATAACGGCTCGTCTCATAAACAAACTTACAGAAAAGGTTATCCGACTTGGGTTTCACCCGGTGACCGGAAGCTGTTGCAGTCGTGGACAGCTACGAGGGCGAACCTCGTGGTGGCTCAAGACGGCTCGGGAAACTACCGGACCATTAAGGCCGCCCTGGCTGCGGCGGCTAAGAGGAGGGGGAGTGGGAGGTATGTTATACATGTGAAGCGTGGGGTTTACAGAGAGAACATTGAGATTGGTATTAACATGAAGAATATTATGTTGGTCGGCGATGGCTTGAAAAACACCGTTATCACCGGAAGCCGCAGTGTGGGAGGAGGTTCCACCACCTACGACTCAGCAACAGTTg CGGTCACCGGTGAAGCATTCGTAGCACGCGATATAACGTTCCGCAACACAGCCGGACCACAAAACTACCAAGCCGTAGCCCTCCGATCGGGTTCCGATCACTCCGTTTTCTACCGTTGCAGCTTCGAGGGTTACCAAGACACGCTCTTCGTCCACTCACAACGACAATTCTACAAGGAATGCTACATCTACGGCACGGTCGATTTCATATTTGGAAACGCGGCAGTAGTCTTCCAAAACTGCATGATTTACGCGCGCAAACCCCTGAGGGGCCAACAAAACGTCGTGACAGCACAGGGGCGGACCGATCCCAACCAGAACACCGGCATTTCGATCCATAATTCTCGTGTCATGGCCGCATCGGACCTGAGACCGGTGCTTAGTTCAGTCAAGACGTATTTGGGACGACCCTGGAAGCAGTATTCGCGTACagtttatttacgtacttatctcGATTCCTTGGTGGATCCGGCGGGGTGGTTAGCATGGGATGGTAATTTCGCCCTGAACACTCTGTACTATGGGGAGTACATGAATTTGGGTCCCGGGTCTTCGACCCGTCGCAGAGTGAAGTGGGGTGGCTACCGAGTAATGACTAGAGCGACCGAGGCGTCAAGGTTCAGTGTCGCTAATTTCATCGCCGGCAGATCGTGGTTGCCGGCCACCACCGTGCCGTACACTTCTGGCATCTGA